A genomic stretch from Actinomadura rubteroloni includes:
- a CDS encoding DEAD/DEAH box helicase: protein MKADGQASLTIAFDPTRTRAVLRAHPDFETPLAQLSARFPGSHQREPRLTEIELDDLLAGISALSQWPAPESVTWADDLAQLVGEVLDDAEAAAGRLQGDSAPGIPEKLNDATVTGLLGDGWIGDLTAFQQRDIAKLLSLRHGANFSVPGAGKTRVGLAVYAAMRANGTVKRLLVVAPKSAFESWQAETATCFTEPPYLAVMDSLDVPGAEILLVNYERLARAVPLVAAWLRAAPAMMILDEAHRMKLGARGRYGAACMALGPLSRRRLILTGTPAPNGARDLENLLSFVWPGHGRHVVTSAVAGGDLSYASQVLRPLFTRTTKAELGLPGFEPKIRYVEMPPLHREIYDALIGQFSARAEASRHDFDSLGRALLRLLMAATSPALLVEGSSRHEPLLYQVPPLEPAPGDSLASLMRRLPSYEFPPKYKEALSIVSSNARKGRKTLVWSNFVRNLTTLRNVFHRFQPAMIHGGTEDRGEQLDRFRNDSDCAVLLSNPATLGEGISLHQHCNDAVYIDRDFMAGRFLQSLDRIHRLGLKPGTETNVTILVTPGTVDEIVAHRLEEKLKFMGLIMDDPAVQQLGDLQEEVSVAGGMDIEDVQALLSHLSVR from the coding sequence GTGAAAGCCGACGGCCAGGCATCGCTGACGATCGCTTTCGACCCCACGCGGACAAGAGCGGTCCTGCGTGCCCATCCCGACTTCGAAACGCCGCTCGCGCAGTTGTCCGCGCGCTTCCCTGGCTCGCACCAGCGGGAACCGCGGCTGACCGAGATCGAGCTGGACGATCTGCTCGCCGGGATCAGCGCACTCAGTCAGTGGCCAGCGCCAGAGAGCGTGACCTGGGCTGATGACCTCGCCCAGCTCGTCGGTGAGGTGCTCGACGACGCGGAAGCGGCGGCGGGCAGGCTTCAAGGCGATTCCGCGCCCGGCATCCCCGAAAAGCTGAATGACGCGACAGTCACCGGGCTGCTGGGGGACGGCTGGATCGGCGATCTTACCGCGTTCCAGCAGCGTGACATCGCCAAGCTCCTGTCACTTCGGCATGGCGCGAACTTCAGCGTGCCCGGAGCTGGCAAAACACGCGTCGGCCTCGCGGTGTACGCCGCGATGCGCGCCAACGGCACCGTGAAACGTCTTCTGGTCGTCGCACCCAAGTCCGCATTCGAGTCCTGGCAAGCAGAAACGGCGACTTGTTTCACCGAGCCCCCGTATTTGGCAGTGATGGACTCGCTGGACGTCCCAGGAGCGGAGATCCTGCTGGTCAACTACGAGCGTCTCGCACGGGCGGTTCCCTTGGTGGCCGCATGGCTCCGCGCGGCGCCCGCCATGATGATCTTGGACGAGGCACACCGGATGAAACTCGGGGCGCGTGGACGGTACGGCGCGGCCTGCATGGCCCTTGGACCGCTCAGCCGACGGCGCCTGATCCTCACGGGGACGCCCGCCCCGAACGGCGCGCGGGACCTGGAGAACCTTCTTTCCTTCGTCTGGCCAGGCCACGGGCGGCATGTCGTGACCTCCGCGGTCGCCGGAGGAGACCTCTCCTACGCCAGCCAGGTGCTCCGTCCGCTCTTCACTCGCACCACGAAAGCAGAACTTGGCCTGCCGGGGTTCGAGCCGAAGATCCGGTACGTCGAGATGCCGCCGCTGCACCGGGAGATCTATGACGCGCTCATCGGCCAGTTCTCGGCACGGGCGGAAGCGTCCCGTCATGACTTCGACTCGCTTGGCCGGGCGCTGCTGCGCCTGCTGATGGCGGCGACGAGCCCAGCCCTCCTTGTTGAGGGAAGCAGCCGTCACGAGCCTCTTCTCTATCAAGTTCCGCCGCTGGAACCCGCGCCAGGGGATTCCCTGGCGAGCTTGATGCGGCGGCTTCCCAGCTACGAGTTCCCACCGAAGTACAAGGAAGCACTTAGTATCGTTTCCTCAAACGCCAGAAAAGGAAGGAAGACGCTGGTCTGGAGTAATTTCGTCCGGAACCTGACAACACTGAGGAATGTATTTCATCGTTTTCAGCCTGCGATGATTCATGGTGGAACCGAAGACCGTGGCGAGCAACTCGACCGGTTCCGCAATGATTCGGACTGTGCAGTCCTCCTGTCGAACCCGGCAACCCTGGGTGAAGGAATTAGTCTTCACCAGCATTGCAATGATGCTGTATACATCGACCGCGACTTCATGGCGGGCCGTTTCCTGCAGAGCCTGGACCGCATTCACCGCCTCGGCTTGAAGCCAGGTACCGAGACCAACGTGACGATCCTCGTGACCCCGGGAACCGTTGACGAGATCGTCGCGCATCGGCTTGAGGAAAAGCTCAAATTCATGGGCCTTATCATGGACGACCCTGCCGTCCAGCAGCTAGGCGATCTCCAGGAGGAGGTGTCCGTGGCCGGCGGGATGGATATCGAGGACGTCCAGGCGCTGCTCAGCCATCTCAGCGTGCGCTGA
- a CDS encoding ParB N-terminal domain-containing protein, with translation MSEDYGQPPDAENTRRVVKQLLDEVRDAGGVQETLTIEWRGQPTYVQVVKLPVTTVSYNPGTRRIRAQRSYDPERDRALREDPWGPIGQDYLDFLLKASPENLAEKDPRFEELKESLRDFKQNSPGLITRDGVVVDGNTRLAALRELGVSHLRVGVLPESCTWDDVHAIELSLQLRKQHRREYSYINRLLAIDEQRKLGRPAEVIAREFRIRKETYQQDVWTLATLNELIERSENAGFRLRLMDFEDQQEKLRELHRRYVKESAVSQDAADMMKETRLAAIALKFSKTDVRLIEPDFGARYLESRLPAWASEAMRNAARGTGSATIPGLNRSIRTTNAAVAEARSLTDAILKARSVEVAADSAPPARTAEATKQVAEIRAAFDDALEPAGKDARVRKRKQAAQDRIKDACQDIEQCITDLVMARASRSIDEEAFDEAILHFRAVLGKLAAETARSIRVPGDGVSWLLSAVPPESR, from the coding sequence ATGAGCGAGGACTACGGCCAGCCACCGGACGCCGAGAACACGCGGCGAGTGGTGAAGCAGCTCCTCGACGAGGTCCGCGACGCCGGTGGCGTCCAGGAAACACTCACGATCGAGTGGCGCGGGCAGCCGACCTATGTCCAGGTCGTCAAACTTCCGGTGACCACCGTGAGCTACAACCCCGGAACGCGGCGGATCCGGGCTCAGCGCAGTTATGACCCCGAGCGTGATCGCGCACTCCGCGAGGACCCCTGGGGCCCGATCGGCCAGGACTATCTGGACTTTCTGCTGAAAGCTTCACCGGAGAACCTCGCCGAGAAGGACCCACGGTTCGAGGAGCTCAAGGAGAGTCTGCGCGACTTCAAGCAGAACAGTCCGGGCCTCATCACGCGCGACGGCGTCGTCGTGGACGGGAACACCCGTCTTGCAGCGCTTCGTGAACTCGGCGTATCGCACTTGCGCGTGGGTGTCCTGCCTGAATCATGCACGTGGGACGACGTCCACGCGATCGAACTGTCCCTCCAGCTCCGCAAGCAGCATCGACGGGAGTACTCCTACATCAACCGCCTGCTCGCGATCGACGAGCAGCGGAAGCTCGGGCGGCCGGCTGAGGTGATCGCCCGCGAGTTCCGGATCCGCAAGGAGACCTACCAGCAGGACGTCTGGACGCTCGCGACGCTAAACGAACTGATCGAGCGGAGCGAGAACGCGGGGTTCCGGCTCCGGCTGATGGACTTCGAGGACCAGCAGGAGAAACTCCGCGAACTCCACCGGCGCTATGTGAAGGAATCGGCCGTGAGCCAGGACGCCGCCGACATGATGAAGGAGACACGGCTCGCCGCAATCGCCCTGAAGTTCTCCAAGACAGACGTACGCCTGATAGAGCCGGACTTCGGCGCCCGCTATCTGGAAAGCCGACTGCCAGCCTGGGCGAGCGAGGCGATGCGCAACGCTGCCCGGGGGACCGGTTCCGCGACGATTCCCGGGCTCAACCGGAGTATCCGGACGACGAACGCCGCGGTGGCAGAGGCCAGGAGTCTCACCGACGCGATCTTGAAAGCCCGGTCGGTCGAGGTCGCCGCCGACAGTGCTCCGCCCGCCAGGACGGCCGAGGCGACCAAACAGGTCGCGGAGATCAGAGCGGCATTCGACGACGCGCTGGAGCCGGCGGGGAAGGACGCGCGCGTGCGCAAGCGCAAGCAGGCCGCGCAAGACCGGATCAAGGACGCGTGCCAGGACATCGAGCAGTGCATCACTGATCTCGTCATGGCACGCGCCTCCCGCAGTATCGACGAGGAAGCGTTCGACGAAGCCATCCTCCATTTCCGCGCAGTCCTCGGGAAGCTGGCCGCCGAGACGGCCCGCAGCATCCGGGTGCCTGGGGATGGTGTCTCCTGGCTTCTCAGCGCCGTTCCACCGGAATCCAGGTGA
- a CDS encoding NaeI family type II restriction endonuclease — MTLPPDFSSLSPDPSTDCAAELVWKHLRHIDADGTRIARALRRSFDMLLDGPNTGRYRWDQLSKTEKAHCGTIVEINLQREFSFDDGTILDYSIEGYEVDCKYSQTFGGWMIPPEAVNRLLLVVWANDEKGIWSAGILRARQEWLNHKSNRDSKLTLQAAERGHIRWVHENAPLPENGLLRVPAEDLAVIHAKASGQQRINELFMRATGIRLSRNAIWTVATANDTPKDDPTRRIRGGKEGARGQLKEKGFVIFGDYSAHRRAARQLRLPEPGDGEYVSVRLTPRRLRHGDAPWISLEGEDWVVAGPDDPVAAGPALPEVKRRTRQAAETAD; from the coding sequence GTGACGCTGCCCCCGGACTTTTCCTCCCTTTCGCCCGACCCGTCGACCGACTGTGCCGCTGAGCTGGTATGGAAGCATCTGCGGCACATCGACGCCGACGGCACCCGGATCGCGCGGGCACTGCGCCGCTCGTTCGACATGCTCCTCGACGGGCCGAACACCGGCCGGTACCGCTGGGACCAGTTGAGCAAGACCGAGAAGGCGCACTGCGGCACCATCGTCGAGATCAATCTGCAGCGCGAGTTCAGTTTCGACGACGGAACAATCCTCGATTATTCAATCGAGGGGTACGAGGTCGACTGCAAGTACTCCCAGACGTTCGGCGGATGGATGATTCCACCCGAGGCCGTCAATCGCCTCCTTCTGGTTGTCTGGGCAAACGACGAAAAAGGGATCTGGTCCGCCGGCATCCTGCGCGCCCGCCAGGAGTGGCTCAACCACAAGTCCAACCGCGACAGTAAACTTACGCTTCAGGCAGCGGAACGCGGCCACATCCGCTGGGTTCACGAGAACGCGCCTCTTCCCGAGAACGGCCTGCTGCGTGTCCCGGCCGAGGACCTGGCGGTGATACACGCGAAGGCGTCCGGCCAGCAGCGCATCAACGAGTTGTTCATGCGTGCCACAGGCATCAGATTGAGCCGTAATGCGATCTGGACTGTCGCCACCGCCAACGACACGCCAAAGGACGATCCAACGCGGAGAATCCGTGGCGGGAAGGAAGGGGCGCGCGGGCAGTTGAAGGAGAAGGGTTTCGTCATTTTTGGCGACTATAGCGCCCATCGCCGCGCCGCACGGCAGCTAAGGCTCCCGGAACCCGGCGACGGCGAGTATGTCAGTGTCCGACTAACCCCCCGCCGCCTCCGGCACGGTGACGCGCCATGGATCTCCCTGGAAGGTGAGGACTGGGTGGTCGCGGGGCCTGATGACCCTGTTGCCGCAGGTCCCGCCCTTCCCGAAGTGAAGCGCCGGACCCGGCAGGCTGCGGAGACAGCGGATTGA